In Hemitrygon akajei chromosome 12, sHemAka1.3, whole genome shotgun sequence, a single window of DNA contains:
- the dmrta2 gene encoding doublesex- and mab-3-related transcription factor A2 — MELRTELSSTPTTQTAIPVSVAGTLLRAPPLLLRATEKYPRTPKCARCRNHGVVSALKGHKRYCRWKDCMCAKCTLIAERQRVMAAQVALRRQQAQEENEARELQLLYGTAEGLALAAANGMMPSRSSYDVFGSVCSDGNAETKLQKYELFQKSLMPRAVTPQQSLAKPMAGDSESGTGSVPGTSSPDVRHGSGSENGDGESFLSSPICKVLKEGEDSPRTITPLGSESGSEADKDERDGTPSTAARQRTPIEILTRVFPSHKRSVLELVLQGCGGDVVQAIEQILNNREQEKITEETWHRERTHQTVQGPTSHRPLVAGTVPPAIGTLGNRSAFSPLQPNAAHFTADPNTYAIGPHLGLNPLRLAYSTHSRGLAFMTPYSTTGLVPTLGFRPPMDYAFSDLMRDRSNLHKDQVYTNGLYGSVVNNNPDKQ, encoded by the exons ATGGAATTGCGCACGGAGCTTTCCAGCACCCCGACGACTCAGACGGCGATACCTGTCTCGGTGGCGGGCACGCTCCTCCGTGCTCCGCCTTTGCTTCTACGCGCCACCGAGAAATACCCCAGGACTCCCAAGTGCGCCCGGTGTAGGAACCATGGGGTCGTCTCCGCTTTGAAGGGCCATAAGCGTTACTGTCGCTGGAAGGATTGCATGTGTGCCAAGTGCACCCTGATCGCGGAGAGACAGAGGGTGATGGCGGCCCAGGTGGCGCTGAGAAGGCAGCAGGCACAGGAGGAGAACGAAGCTCGGGAGCTACAACTTCTGTACGGGACGGCGGAAGGATTGGCTCTCGCAGCTGCCAACGGTATGATGCCATCGCGATCTTCTTACGACGTGTTTGGTTCTGTCTGCTCCGATGGTAACGCAG AAACGAAACTCCAGAAGTATGAGTTATTTCAAAAAAGTTTAATGCCGAGAGCTGTTACTCCGCAACAGTCCTTGGCGAAGCCGATGGCCGGAGACAGCGAATCGGGTACTGGTAGTGTCCCTGGGACCTCGTCCCCAGATGTTCGTCACGGATCTGGGTCTGAGAACGGAGATGGAGAATCTTTCCTTAGTTCCCCTATCTGTAAAGTTCTGAAGGAAGGAGAAGATAGTCCAAGGACCATCACGCCGCTGGGCTCTGAATCTGGGTCAGAGGCAGACAAGGACGAGAGAGACGGGACCCCGTCCACAGCTGCCCGCCAAAGGACTCCCATAGAAATTCTCACCAGGGTCTTCCCTTCGCACAAAAGAAGCGTTCTAGAGCTGGTCCTCCAGGGCTGTGGAGGAGACGTTGTCCAAGCTATTGAACAGATCCTGAACAATAGAGAACAGGAAAAGATTACAGAAGAAACATGGCACCGAGAAAGGACGCACCAGACTGTTCAAGGACCTACATCACATAGACCCCTGGTAGCTGGGACCGTGCCTCCTGCCATTGGGACTCTAGGCAACAGATCTGCTTTCTCCCCACTCCAACCGAATGCGGCCCATTTTACTGCCGATCCCAATACCTACGCCATTGGGCCACATCTAGGACTCAACCCTCTTCGCTTAGCATATTCGACCCATAGCAGGGGACTGGCTTTCATGACGCCTTATTCTACAACGGGTCTGGTCCCAACGCTGGGCTTTCGTCCGCCCATGGATTACGCCTTCAGCGACCTCATGCGAGACAGGTCCAATTTACACAAAGATCAAGTGTATACTAATGGACTTTACGGATCAGTTGTAAATAATAACCCGGATAAACAGTAA